The Methanocaldococcus jannaschii DSM 2661 genome has a segment encoding these proteins:
- a CDS encoding UPF0058 family protein — MHKDELIQLHQLLIYLRKYIEKKYNCDNNEFKEYDELNIYPHHIHRTKAEHIYTIFLLSSIIAKILSDNGKIPRSVSNLLRVSGEKIKKEIQRKRCKIKNTNT, encoded by the coding sequence ATGCATAAAGATGAGCTGATTCAATTACACCAACTCCTTATCTATTTAAGAAAATATATCGAAAAAAAATATAATTGCGACAATAACGAATTTAAAGAGTATGATGAGTTAAATATCTATCCCCATCATATTCACAGAACAAAGGCAGAGCATATATATACCATCTTTTTACTTTCAAGTATTATAGCAAAAATTTTATCTGATAATGGGAAAATCCCAAGAAGCGTATCAAACTTACTTAGAGTCAGTGGAGAAAAAATAAAAAAAGAAATTCAACGAAAGAGATGCAAAATAAAAAATACAAATACATGA
- the dnaG gene encoding DNA primase DnaG yields MDLGTTKYIIYAELIADGYVEKHDVIGAIFGQTEGLLGDELDLRELQKTGRVGRIDVELTNINGKSIAKITVPSSLDRIETSILAATLETIDRVGPCVATVKVIDIEDIRKKKREYIVERAKEILKQLMSNIDVNTIIEEVKESVRMGEIIEYGPERLPAGPAVDSSDDIIVVEGRADVLNLLRCGIKNVIAVEGTSVPKTIIELSKKKIVTVFTDGDRGGELILKELLQVCDVDFVARAPPGKEVEELSKKEIMKCLRSKIPAEHILAQILKDKQKIDEKVCKDEIRNMGIQTIPEIKPEISITSNDDVEVSSVECNPSNNEELPPKYNKYRKFYEKLIELEDSKVLIINGDKEEIVSIEELINNTDNYKSIDAIIINGTVTQKLIDILYEKTNLIFCKDAKIIKKPVNLTLITFGDLNA; encoded by the coding sequence ATGGATTTAGGAACTACTAAGTATATCATTTATGCAGAACTCATTGCTGATGGTTATGTTGAAAAACATGATGTTATTGGAGCAATATTTGGGCAGACGGAAGGGTTGTTAGGGGATGAGTTAGATTTGAGAGAACTACAAAAAACGGGAAGAGTTGGAAGGATAGATGTAGAGCTAACCAATATTAATGGAAAGTCAATAGCCAAAATAACAGTCCCATCAAGTTTGGATAGGATTGAAACCTCTATATTAGCTGCCACTTTAGAAACAATTGATAGAGTAGGACCATGTGTAGCAACAGTTAAAGTAATAGATATTGAGGACATTAGGAAAAAGAAGAGAGAATACATAGTTGAAAGAGCTAAGGAAATATTGAAGCAGTTGATGAGCAACATAGATGTGAATACAATTATTGAAGAAGTCAAAGAAAGTGTAAGAATGGGAGAAATTATTGAATATGGCCCTGAGAGATTGCCAGCAGGTCCTGCAGTAGATAGTTCAGACGATATTATAGTTGTTGAGGGAAGGGCAGATGTTTTAAACTTATTGAGGTGTGGCATTAAGAATGTGATAGCTGTTGAAGGAACCTCTGTCCCTAAAACTATCATAGAGCTTAGTAAGAAAAAGATAGTAACTGTCTTTACAGATGGAGATAGAGGAGGAGAACTGATTTTAAAAGAGTTACTACAAGTTTGTGATGTTGATTTTGTGGCAAGAGCTCCACCAGGAAAGGAAGTTGAAGAGTTATCTAAAAAAGAAATTATGAAATGTTTAAGAAGTAAAATCCCTGCTGAGCATATATTGGCTCAAATATTAAAGGATAAACAAAAAATTGATGAAAAAGTATGTAAAGATGAAATTAGAAATATGGGGATTCAAACAATACCAGAAATAAAACCTGAAATAAGTATAACATCTAATGATGATGTGGAAGTTTCAAGTGTTGAGTGTAATCCATCTAATAATGAAGAACTACCACCTAAATATAACAAATACCGAAAGTTTTATGAAAAACTTATTGAATTAGAAGATTCTAAAGTGTTAATTATTAATGGGGATAAAGAGGAAATTGTTAGTATTGAGGAGTTAATTAATAATACAGATAACTATAAATCTATTGACGCAATTATAATTAATGGGACAGTTACTCAAAAACTTATAGACATCTTATATGAAAAGACAAATTTAATTTTCTGTAAAGATGCAAAAATCATAAAAAAGCCAGTTAATTTAACACTCATCACTTTCGGTGATTTAAATGCATAA
- a CDS encoding KEOPS complex subunit Pcc1 yields MRVQLILHLEIPKEVCRSLEVDNYINNSIEINLKCEKKPTLYIKTHSIGSLKSILDDFFRCQNAAMEVYNLIKTYTIRNVTKDDLDDFLELYFKAYRGFDKYYYKKKKWARWYFKWLMKRDEDGFFVCEVNGKPVGFVACDCNWISNIEKREVAEIHEIFVDPDFRGRGIGTALINKAIEYAKKRGRRIVELWVGVENKGAIEFYKRLGFEEKEVVKGWLRMVKRI; encoded by the coding sequence ATGAGAGTCCAGCTAATTTTACACTTAGAAATTCCAAAAGAAGTTTGTAGAAGCTTAGAGGTTGATAACTACATTAATAATAGCATTGAAATTAATTTAAAATGTGAAAAAAAGCCCACATTGTATATAAAAACCCACTCCATTGGCTCATTAAAATCAATATTAGATGATTTCTTCAGATGTCAAAATGCAGCTATGGAGGTTTATAACTTAATAAAAACCTATACAATAAGAAATGTAACTAAAGATGACTTAGATGACTTTCTTGAGCTTTATTTTAAGGCATATAGGGGATTTGATAAATATTATTATAAAAAGAAAAAATGGGCAAGATGGTATTTTAAATGGTTGATGAAGAGAGATGAGGATGGATTTTTTGTTTGTGAAGTTAATGGAAAGCCTGTTGGTTTTGTTGCTTGTGATTGCAATTGGATAAGTAATATAGAAAAAAGAGAGGTTGCCGAAATCCATGAAATATTTGTTGACCCAGATTTTAGGGGGAGAGGGATTGGAACCGCTCTAATAAACAAAGCTATTGAATATGCTAAAAAAAGAGGGAGGAGAATTGTTGAGTTGTGGGTTGGGGTAGAGAATAAAGGGGCTATAGAATTCTATAAAAGATTGGGTTTTGAGGAAAAAGAAGTCGTCAAAGGATGGTTAAGGATGGTAAAGAGAATTTAA
- a CDS encoding methionine adenosyltransferase has translation MRNIIVKKLDVEPIEERPTEIVERKGLGHPDSICDGIAESVSRALCKMYMEKFGTILHHNTDQVELVGGHAYPKFGGGVMVSPIYILLSGRATMEILDKEKNEVIKLPVGTTAVKAAKEYLKKVLRNVDVDKDVIIDCRIGQGSMDLVDVFERQKNEVPLANDTSFGVGYAPLSTTERLVLETERFLNSDELKNEIPAVGEDIKVMGLREGKKITLTIAMAVVDRYVKNIEEYKEVIEKVRKKVEDLAKKIADGYEVEIHINTADDYERESVYLTVTGTSAEMGDDGSVGRGNRVNGLITPFRPMSMEAASGKNPVNHVGKIYNILANLIANDIAKLEGVKECYVRILSQIGKPINEPKALDIEIITEDSYDIKDIEPKAKEIANKWLDNIMEVQKMIVEGKVTTF, from the coding sequence ATGAGAAACATAATTGTAAAAAAATTAGATGTTGAACCAATTGAAGAAAGACCAACTGAAATTGTTGAGAGGAAGGGATTGGGGCATCCAGATTCAATTTGTGATGGTATTGCTGAGAGTGTTAGTAGGGCTTTATGTAAGATGTACATGGAGAAGTTTGGAACTATTTTGCACCACAATACAGACCAAGTTGAGCTTGTAGGGGGACATGCATATCCTAAGTTTGGAGGAGGAGTAATGGTAAGCCCTATTTATATTTTATTATCTGGAAGAGCAACAATGGAAATCTTAGATAAGGAGAAAAATGAAGTTATAAAGCTCCCAGTAGGAACAACTGCTGTTAAAGCTGCTAAAGAATATTTAAAGAAGGTTTTAAGAAATGTTGATGTTGATAAAGATGTTATTATTGACTGCAGAATTGGGCAGGGAAGTATGGATTTAGTTGATGTCTTTGAGAGACAAAAGAATGAAGTTCCTTTAGCTAATGATACATCATTTGGAGTAGGTTATGCTCCATTATCAACAACAGAGAGGTTAGTTTTAGAAACAGAGAGATTTTTAAATAGTGATGAGTTAAAGAATGAGATTCCAGCTGTAGGAGAGGACATAAAGGTTATGGGATTAAGAGAGGGTAAGAAGATAACTTTAACCATTGCTATGGCTGTTGTTGATAGGTATGTTAAAAATATTGAGGAATATAAGGAAGTTATTGAAAAGGTTAGAAAGAAGGTTGAAGATTTAGCTAAGAAGATAGCTGATGGATATGAGGTTGAAATTCATATAAATACAGCAGATGATTATGAGAGGGAGAGTGTCTATCTAACAGTTACTGGAACATCAGCAGAGATGGGGGATGATGGTTCAGTTGGGAGAGGAAATAGAGTTAATGGATTGATAACTCCATTCAGACCTATGAGTATGGAGGCAGCAAGTGGTAAAAACCCAGTAAATCACGTTGGTAAAATCTACAATATCTTAGCAAACTTAATAGCAAACGATATTGCCAAATTGGAAGGAGTTAAAGAGTGCTATGTTAGAATATTAAGCCAAATTGGTAAGCCAATCAATGAGCCAAAGGCTTTAGATATAGAAATTATAACTGAAGATAGCTATGATATAAAGGATATTGAACCAAAAGCAAAAGAGATAGCCAATAAATGGTTAGATAACATCATGGAAGTTCAAAAGATGATTGTTGAAGGAAAAGTAACTACATTCTAA
- a CDS encoding BsaWI family type II restriction enzyme, which produces MEINHISKILEKEREEYIRNKVEEYLKQGFSKDDAVNKANQSWRTYIGHRIQDVIYNLLKKFLKDSGLKVTTDKALNNRNLPEELDKVKRLIAINYGEYLFLPDADVIVYKVENNDIKIIAIISVKNSFRERRFETTYWKLKLKESPVTSHIKVFLATPDKDNEISYKCPNGKPKKMRIILEYELDGIYFLKEDFEETEKAKHFGKIVEDIIEISKKL; this is translated from the coding sequence ATGGAAATAAACCACATATCTAAGATTTTAGAAAAAGAGAGGGAAGAATACATTAGAAATAAAGTTGAAGAATATTTAAAACAAGGTTTTTCTAAGGATGATGCGGTAAATAAGGCAAATCAATCATGGAGAACTTACATTGGACATAGAATTCAAGATGTTATTTACAATCTACTTAAAAAATTTTTAAAAGATAGCGGATTAAAAGTAACTACTGACAAAGCTTTAAATAATAGAAATTTACCAGAAGAATTGGATAAAGTTAAAAGATTGATAGCCATAAATTATGGTGAATATCTTTTCCTTCCAGATGCAGATGTTATTGTTTATAAAGTTGAAAATAATGATATAAAAATAATAGCAATCATTTCAGTTAAAAATTCTTTTAGAGAAAGAAGATTTGAAACAACATATTGGAAACTAAAATTGAAAGAGTCCCCAGTAACTTCACATATAAAGGTATTCTTAGCCACTCCAGATAAAGACAATGAAATTTCTTATAAATGTCCAAATGGAAAACCTAAAAAGATGAGAATAATCTTAGAATACGAACTTGATGGAATATATTTCCTAAAAGAGGACTTTGAAGAAACAGAAAAAGCAAAACATTTTGGAAAAATTGTTGAAGACATTATAGAAATTTCTAAGAAATTATAA
- a CDS encoding proteasome assembly chaperone family protein — MVKIITRKVKDIEPLENALLIEGLPGIGHVGRLAAEHLVHEFKGEKFLELFCYDFPPQVLVKDDGTIEYMCAEFYAIREPKPMIVVLGNTQALSPIGQYHLAEEIVKIGIEYGANFVYTLGGFGVGKLCEEVKVYGATTSKELAKKLKEHDILFRTDGGGIVGAAGLMLMFADLNGIPGICLMGETPGYLIDPNAAKAVLEKFCKLENIEINMEELEKRAKGMEQFIEKIKKFEEEMLKAAQAKPPSEEDLRYIG, encoded by the coding sequence ATGGTTAAAATTATCACAAGAAAGGTAAAAGACATCGAACCATTAGAAAATGCGTTATTAATTGAAGGACTGCCAGGAATTGGACACGTTGGTAGATTGGCAGCTGAGCATTTAGTCCATGAATTTAAAGGAGAGAAGTTTTTAGAACTCTTCTGTTATGACTTCCCACCACAAGTTTTGGTTAAAGATGATGGAACTATTGAATATATGTGTGCCGAATTCTATGCAATTAGAGAGCCAAAGCCAATGATTGTTGTTTTGGGCAACACTCAAGCGTTATCCCCAATTGGTCAATACCACTTAGCTGAAGAGATTGTTAAAATAGGCATAGAGTATGGAGCTAACTTTGTCTATACCTTAGGTGGCTTTGGAGTTGGAAAGCTATGCGAAGAAGTTAAAGTTTATGGAGCTACAACATCAAAAGAACTTGCTAAAAAGTTAAAAGAGCATGATATCTTATTCAGAACTGATGGGGGAGGAATTGTTGGAGCTGCTGGTTTAATGCTGATGTTTGCAGATTTAAATGGAATTCCTGGAATCTGCTTAATGGGAGAAACTCCAGGCTATCTAATAGACCCAAATGCTGCAAAAGCAGTTTTAGAAAAGTTCTGCAAGCTTGAAAATATAGAGATTAATATGGAAGAGTTGGAGAAGAGAGCCAAGGGCATGGAGCAGTTTATTGAGAAGATTAAGAAGTTTGAAGAAGAGATGCTAAAAGCTGCCCAGGCAAAACCACCAAGTGAAGAGGATTTAAGATACATTGGATAA
- a CDS encoding protein kinase, with translation MNKEILKKIPENILNKDAINKLENKGVKIVDVLGKGHRGVVLKGIYNNKEVAIKIPRTDSPKNTIEHEAKILKLLEKYDIAPKVYEFDSDYLIMEFIDGEELKSAVDKLDKDRLLKVVEDILKITLKLDILGIEHKEIQGGRHFLITNKKTYIIDFDKAKEKKTTKNFTGAIALLFGEGRIAKTIRENLNIGIDEIKFIREFAKKYKKL, from the coding sequence ATCAACAAAGAAATCCTCAAAAAAATCCCAGAGAATATTTTAAATAAAGATGCAATAAACAAATTAGAAAATAAAGGAGTAAAAATTGTAGATGTTTTAGGAAAAGGACATAGAGGGGTTGTATTAAAAGGCATATACAATAACAAGGAGGTAGCCATAAAAATCCCAAGAACAGACAGCCCAAAAAACACCATAGAACATGAGGCAAAGATTTTAAAACTCTTAGAAAAATATGACATAGCTCCAAAGGTTTATGAATTTGATAGCGATTATTTAATCATGGAATTTATAGATGGAGAGGAGTTAAAATCAGCCGTTGATAAATTAGATAAAGATAGATTGCTAAAAGTAGTTGAGGATATTTTAAAAATTACTCTAAAACTTGATATCTTGGGGATTGAGCATAAGGAGATACAGGGAGGGAGGCATTTTTTAATTACCAATAAAAAAACCTACATCATTGATTTTGACAAAGCTAAGGAAAAGAAAACCACGAAAAACTTCACTGGAGCTATAGCTTTATTGTTTGGAGAAGGAAGAATAGCAAAAACCATAAGAGAAAATCTAAATATTGGAATTGATGAAATAAAATTTATAAGGGAGTTTGCAAAAAAATATAAAAAGCTCTAA
- the pssA gene encoding CDP-diacylglycerol--serine O-phosphatidyltransferase, whose product MFSIRKIITISDYVTMLNIITGLLAILLNSFSLIYLSIIFDSLDGYVARKTGTVSDFGAELDSISDVVSFGVAPAYLLYNNFESNLALISAIIFCLCGALRLARFGILNVKGFIGLPIPAGALLLVGFCQLINSYLINSILAILIGLLMISDIKYPKYPNKIFIYIFAVSLCLAIVGIPHFALMLCLIYAIYGIIKYIRGD is encoded by the coding sequence ATGTTTAGCATAAGAAAGATAATAACAATCTCTGACTATGTAACAATGCTGAATATCATAACAGGACTTTTAGCTATCTTACTAAATAGCTTTTCATTAATCTACCTCTCAATAATCTTTGATTCTTTAGATGGATATGTAGCAAGAAAAACTGGAACTGTCTCTGACTTTGGGGCTGAGTTAGACAGTATTTCAGATGTAGTTAGCTTTGGAGTAGCTCCTGCTTATCTATTATATAACAACTTTGAATCAAACTTAGCTTTGATATCAGCAATAATATTCTGCCTCTGTGGAGCTTTAAGATTGGCAAGGTTTGGGATTTTGAATGTTAAAGGTTTTATTGGCTTGCCAATTCCTGCAGGAGCTTTATTGTTAGTTGGATTCTGCCAATTAATTAATAGCTATTTAATTAACTCAATATTGGCAATATTAATAGGGCTTTTGATGATTAGTGATATAAAATATCCGAAGTATCCTAATAAGATATTTATCTATATATTTGCTGTCTCCTTATGTTTGGCTATAGTTGGAATCCCACACTTTGCTTTAATGTTGTGTTTAATCTACGCTATTTATGGAATAATCAAATATATAAGAGGTGATTAA
- a CDS encoding M56 family metallopeptidase yields MKDRKILNEILSNTINELNLNDKKANIKIKIKPLKRKIASISLTNKTIYINKNILPYLSDEEIRFILAHELLHLKYGKYHINEFEEELLFLFPNKEAILINLINKLHQKK; encoded by the coding sequence ATGAAAGATAGAAAAATATTAAACGAAATATTGAGTAATACAATAAATGAACTAAACCTAAATGACAAAAAAGCAAACATAAAAATCAAAATAAAGCCACTTAAAAGAAAAATTGCCTCTATCTCATTGACCAATAAGACAATTTATATAAATAAAAATATACTGCCTTATTTAAGTGATGAAGAAATAAGGTTTATTTTGGCTCATGAGCTTCTACATCTAAAATATGGAAAATATCACATAAATGAATTTGAAGAAGAACTTTTATTTTTATTTCCAAATAAAGAAGCAATTTTAATAAACCTTATAAACAAACTGCATCAGAAAAAATAA
- a CDS encoding type I restriction endonuclease subunit R: MPIPEIYVHNDIEENLNKLGWKELEGYEGEAFSNYIIKPILEEQLKIINDHIGEYKDEFIEKAINKLINEPKPEEILDYIKNGILITLDKGRKGQVSNRVKLIDYKNIEKNIFNYAHELKFKGNDNIIPDFTLFINGIPIIIIEAKREFSEKETYEEAINQINRYEREAPKLFNYVQFAIVYGDEKLYIPTYPNEEKEDRFKKPYKWKNEKKEEDIWDLLKRERVLDTIKNFIFFSKDRAGRKTKIIPRYMQYWAVKKAYERITNYLNNKDYKNRGLVWHWQGSGKTFEILYLAELFYNEFKNKDPIVFIMVDRRELETQFNDDIIALQNANFKDCFKKINSVEELKGVLEDIKESENNPNISEKGVYLVMMHKFDKNKLKDFIESFGSIDKKEILILRDEAHRTESGKFATLRNKILKNAIAIGFTGTPVHKKDMSTFKEYAYPQEGEFYLDRFFIEESIKEGFTLPLIWRVVKPEDIKDISEEEIKNIIEKLFVDEEDADKIVVSKKEIAEKIKLSDLLKSESSIKEASKYIAEHILEDTENFKFKAMVVAQDRKSCILFKKYLDEYLKEKIKNYNENWTQVVITYIHNDDVEIENYKKEIEKKYGKNVDELNKKWTEDFINKENPKILIVNKKLLTGFDAPILKTIYIHQFLKDYLLLQASARANRPAKNKKYGLIVDLTGILIENYKKAIENYNLYRDEAINKDILNNLFVETSKIWESFLTKLNEFKELFKLIVGIEFDDFIVNLKKQKNSKEFKKIISKIILSDKFDYFYAKLRELIQLFEAVGAYGEKLNYYETYEWLKIISAGINKQMRPKSYKIPYNQIKKEVIKYLEFDTYADIASTSINPQLLENLKNKDEINVIVADMIYYALDTLQNKKEPIYRMIYDRINELKNAYISKTKKNEYVINELINCLNALKTYEEEEKTLSKSEKAIKNMLFYLKNVENCNIKKLPLTEKTLKNLEDKKLIKPSDFDKIKKFLFVDLKNAIKETEKRRKVSNKIVEEIIKPIFI, from the coding sequence ATGCCGATTCCGGAGATTTACGTCCATAATGATATAGAAGAGAATTTAAATAAATTAGGTTGGAAAGAATTGGAGGGATATGAAGGGGAGGCATTTAGCAACTACATAATAAAACCAATATTAGAGGAGCAACTAAAAATTATAAACGACCACATAGGAGAATATAAAGATGAATTTATTGAGAAAGCAATAAATAAACTAATAAATGAACCAAAACCAGAGGAGATTTTAGATTATATTAAAAATGGAATATTAATAACCTTAGATAAGGGAAGAAAAGGGCAAGTTTCTAATAGAGTTAAATTAATTGATTATAAAAATATTGAGAAAAATATCTTCAATTATGCCCACGAATTGAAATTTAAAGGAAACGACAACATTATCCCAGATTTTACCCTATTTATTAATGGAATTCCCATAATTATTATAGAGGCAAAAAGAGAATTTTCTGAAAAAGAAACTTATGAAGAGGCGATAAATCAAATAAATAGATATGAAAGGGAAGCTCCTAAACTATTCAACTATGTGCAGTTTGCCATTGTTTATGGAGATGAAAAACTTTATATCCCAACATATCCAAACGAAGAAAAAGAAGATAGATTTAAAAAGCCATACAAATGGAAAAATGAGAAAAAAGAGGAAGATATTTGGGATTTATTAAAAAGGGAGAGAGTTTTAGATACAATAAAGAACTTTATATTTTTTAGTAAAGACAGGGCTGGAAGAAAAACTAAAATTATCCCGAGATATATGCAATATTGGGCAGTAAAAAAAGCTTATGAAAGAATAACCAACTACCTAAACAACAAAGATTATAAAAATAGGGGATTAGTTTGGCATTGGCAAGGTAGTGGAAAAACCTTCGAAATTTTATATTTGGCGGAGTTATTTTATAATGAATTTAAAAACAAAGACCCTATTGTTTTTATAATGGTGGATAGGAGAGAGTTAGAGACTCAATTTAATGATGATATCATTGCCTTACAAAATGCGAATTTTAAAGATTGCTTCAAAAAAATTAACAGTGTTGAAGAACTTAAAGGAGTTTTAGAGGACATAAAAGAGTCAGAAAATAACCCAAATATTTCAGAGAAGGGCGTTTATTTGGTTATGATGCACAAATTTGATAAAAATAAATTAAAGGACTTTATAGAATCTTTTGGCTCAATTGATAAAAAAGAAATTTTGATTTTGAGGGATGAAGCTCATAGAACTGAATCAGGTAAATTTGCCACCCTAAGAAACAAAATTTTAAAAAACGCCATTGCCATTGGTTTTACTGGAACTCCCGTTCATAAAAAAGATATGAGCACATTTAAAGAATATGCCTATCCACAAGAAGGAGAGTTTTATTTAGATAGGTTTTTTATTGAGGAATCGATAAAAGAGGGCTTTACTTTGCCTTTAATCTGGAGAGTTGTTAAACCAGAGGATATAAAAGATATCTCAGAGGAAGAAATAAAAAACATTATAGAAAAATTGTTTGTTGATGAAGAAGATGCTGATAAGATTGTTGTATCCAAAAAAGAAATTGCCGAGAAAATAAAATTATCTGATTTATTAAAAAGTGAAAGCAGTATAAAAGAGGCATCAAAATACATAGCAGAGCATATTTTAGAAGACACTGAAAACTTTAAATTCAAAGCCATGGTTGTAGCTCAAGATAGAAAATCATGCATTTTGTTTAAAAAATATTTAGACGAATATCTTAAGGAAAAAATAAAAAACTACAATGAGAACTGGACTCAGGTTGTTATTACATATATTCACAATGATGATGTAGAAATTGAGAATTATAAAAAAGAGATTGAAAAAAAATATGGTAAAAATGTAGATGAATTAAACAAAAAATGGACTGAAGATTTTATAAATAAAGAAAATCCAAAAATTTTAATTGTCAATAAAAAACTATTGACCGGTTTTGATGCTCCAATATTAAAAACTATCTACATCCACCAATTTCTTAAAGATTATCTCTTACTTCAAGCATCTGCAAGGGCAAACAGACCAGCAAAAAATAAAAAATATGGACTTATTGTTGATTTAACAGGAATATTAATTGAAAACTACAAAAAGGCAATTGAGAACTATAACCTATACAGAGATGAAGCAATAAATAAGGATATTTTAAACAACTTATTTGTTGAAACATCAAAAATCTGGGAGAGCTTTTTAACGAAGTTAAATGAGTTTAAAGAGTTGTTTAAGTTAATTGTAGGGATTGAGTTTGATGATTTCATTGTAAATCTAAAAAAACAGAAAAACTCAAAAGAATTTAAAAAAATTATAAGCAAAATTATCCTAAGTGATAAATTTGACTATTTCTATGCAAAACTTAGAGAACTTATTCAATTATTTGAGGCTGTTGGGGCTTATGGAGAAAAGTTAAATTATTACGAAACCTATGAATGGCTAAAAATAATATCTGCTGGAATAAATAAGCAGATGAGACCTAAAAGTTATAAAATTCCTTACAATCAAATAAAAAAGGAAGTAATAAAATATTTAGAGTTTGATACTTATGCAGACATTGCTTCAACCTCAATAAATCCTCAACTATTGGAGAATTTAAAAAATAAAGATGAAATTAATGTAATAGTTGCAGATATGATCTATTATGCTTTAGATACACTTCAAAATAAAAAAGAGCCAATATATAGGATGATATACGACAGAATAAACGAGTTAAAAAACGCATATATTTCAAAAACTAAAAAAAATGAGTATGTGATTAATGAACTAATAAATTGCTTAAATGCATTAAAAACCTACGAAGAGGAGGAAAAAACATTATCAAAATCAGAAAAGGCAATAAAAAATATGCTGTTTTATTTAAAGAATGTAGAGAACTGCAATATTAAAAAACTTCCACTAACTGAAAAGACCTTAAAAAATTTGGAAGATAAAAAATTAATAAAACCAAGTGATTTTGATAAAATTAAGAAATTCTTATTTGTTGATTTGAAAAATGCTATTAAAGAAACTGAAAAAAGAAGAAAAGTATCAAATAAAATAGTTGAAGAAATTATTAAACCAATTTTTATTTAA
- a CDS encoding nucleotidyltransferase family protein yields the protein MKTLSEIKEILRKHKKELKENYKVKSIAIFGSYARGEQKETSDIDIMVEFYETPDYLKFFELEDYLENILNIKVDLITKNSI from the coding sequence ATGAAAACTCTCTCTGAAATAAAAGAAATCTTAAGGAAACATAAAAAAGAATTAAAAGAAAACTATAAAGTTAAATCTATCGCTATATTTGGCTCTTATGCAAGAGGAGAGCAGAAAGAAACATCAGATATTGACATTATGGTTGAGTTTTATGAAACTCCGGATTATCTCAAATTCTTTGAGTTGGAGGATTATTTAGAGAATATTTTAAATATCAAAGTTGATTTAATTACAAAAAACTCAATTTAA
- a CDS encoding HepT-like ribonuclease domain-containing protein: MPKRDIKAFLYDILEYMDDIINFTKNMEYEEFINNKAIKYAVVRCLEVIGEAVKKIPKDIREKYPHIPFKELAGMRDKLIHQYFGVDYLTVWETAKYEIPEIKKEFEKIIKDIEGKDENSL, from the coding sequence ATGCCGAAGAGAGATATAAAGGCATTTTTATATGATATTTTAGAGTATATGGATGACATAATTAACTTTACTAAAAATATGGAATATGAGGAGTTTATAAACAATAAGGCAATAAAATATGCGGTTGTTAGATGCTTAGAGGTTATTGGAGAGGCGGTTAAAAAGATACCAAAGGATATTAGAGAAAAATATCCTCACATCCCATTCAAAGAATTGGCTGGAATGAGAGATAAATTAATCCACCAATATTTTGGTGTAGATTATCTAACCGTTTGGGAGACAGCAAAATATGAAATTCCAGAGATAAAGAAAGAATTTGAAAAGATTATAAAAGACATTGAGGGGAAGGATGAAAACTCTCTCTGA
- a CDS encoding nucleotidyltransferase family protein: MKTLSEIKEILRKHKKILKEKYKVKSIAIFGSYAREEQKETSDIDILIDYYEPISLLKLIELENYLSDLLGIKVDLITKNSIHNPYVKKSIEEDLIYI; this comes from the coding sequence ATGAAAACTCTCTCTGAAATAAAAGAAATCCTAAGAAAACATAAAAAAATACTCAAAGAAAAATATAAAGTTAAATCTATCGCTATATTTGGCTCTTATGCAAGAGAAGAACAGAAAGAAACATCAGATATAGACATATTAATTGACTACTACGAGCCAATAAGTTTATTAAAATTGATAGAGTTAGAAAATTACTTATCAGATTTATTGGGAATTAAAGTTGATTTAATCACTAAAAACTCCATCCACAACCCTTATGTAAAAAAATCCATTGAAGAAGACTTAATTTATATTTAA